A region of Bos javanicus breed banteng chromosome 17, ARS-OSU_banteng_1.0, whole genome shotgun sequence DNA encodes the following proteins:
- the ZNF330 gene encoding zinc finger protein 330 isoform X1 → MPKKKTGARKKAENRREREKQLRASRSTIDLAKHPCNASMECDKCQRRQKNRAFCYFCNSVQKLPICAQCGKTKCMMKSSDCVIKHAGVYSTGLAMVGAICDFCEAWVCHGRKCLSTHACACPLTDAECVECERGVWDHGGRIFSCSFCHNFLCEDDQFEHQASCQVLEAETFKCVSCNRLGQHSCLRCKACFCDDHTRSKVFKQEKGKQPPCPKCGHETQETKDLSMSTRSLKFGRQTGGEEGDGASGYDAYWKNLASDKYAGASYHDEEEDEYEAEDDEEEEDEGGKDSDAESSDLFTNLNLGRTYVSGYAHYEEQEN, encoded by the exons atgccTAAAAAAAAGACTGGTGCAAGGAAGAAGGCAGAGAACCGCCGGGAACGGGAAAAACAGCTAAGAGCATCAAGAAGCACCATAGATTTAGCTAAACATCCATGCAATGCGTCAATG GAATGTGACAAGTGTCAGag GCGGCAGAAGAATAGAGCATTTTGCTACTTTTGTAATTCTGTACAGAAGTTACCAATTTGTGCACAGTGTG GGAAAACAAAGTGCATGATGAAGTCTTCAGACTGTGTCATAAAGCATGCTGGTGTCTACAGTACTGGCCTTGCCATGGTG GGTGCAATATGTGACTTCTGCGAAGCTTGGGTCTGTCATGGTAGGAAGTGTCTCAGCACACACGCCTGTGCCTGCCCGCTTACCGATGCTGAGTGTGTGGAATGTGAACGGGGTGTGTGGGACCATG GAGGAAGAATTTTCAGTTGTTCTTTTTGCCATAACTTTCTCTGTGAAGATGATCAGTTTGAACATCAAGCCAGCTGCCAGGTTTTAGAAGCGGAAACATTTAAAT GTGTTTCATGCAATCGGCTTGGTCAGCATTCCTGTCTCCGTTGTAAg GCTTGTTTCTGTGATGATCATACAAGGAGCAAGGTGTTtaagcaagaaaaaggaaaacagcctCCGTGCCCTAAATGTGGACATGAAACTCAGGAAACTAAGGATCTTAGCATGTCAA CACGTTCCCTGAAATTTGGCAGGCAAACTGGAGGTGAAGAGGGAGATGGAGCTTCTGGGTATGATGCCTATTGGAAGAACCTTGCATCTGATAAGTACGCTGGTGCTAGCTACCATGATGAGGAAGAAGATGAGTACGAAGCAGAGGATGAcgaagaggaagaagatgaaggTGGAAAAGATTCAGATGCTGAGTCATCAGATTTGTTTACTAATTTGAATTTAGGAAGGACCTATGTCAGTGGCTATGCTCACTATGAGGAACAAGAGAACTAG
- the ZNF330 gene encoding zinc finger protein 330 isoform X2, with protein sequence MRQWNVTSVRGGRRIEHFATFVILYRSYQFVHSVGAICDFCEAWVCHGRKCLSTHACACPLTDAECVECERGVWDHGGRIFSCSFCHNFLCEDDQFEHQASCQVLEAETFKCVSCNRLGQHSCLRCKACFCDDHTRSKVFKQEKGKQPPCPKCGHETQETKDLSMSTRSLKFGRQTGGEEGDGASGYDAYWKNLASDKYAGASYHDEEEDEYEAEDDEEEEDEGGKDSDAESSDLFTNLNLGRTYVSGYAHYEEQEN encoded by the exons ATGCGTCAATG GAATGTGACAAGTGTCAGag GCGGCAGAAGAATAGAGCATTTTGCTACTTTTGTAATTCTGTACAGAAGTTACCAATTTGTGCACAGTGTG GGTGCAATATGTGACTTCTGCGAAGCTTGGGTCTGTCATGGTAGGAAGTGTCTCAGCACACACGCCTGTGCCTGCCCGCTTACCGATGCTGAGTGTGTGGAATGTGAACGGGGTGTGTGGGACCATG GAGGAAGAATTTTCAGTTGTTCTTTTTGCCATAACTTTCTCTGTGAAGATGATCAGTTTGAACATCAAGCCAGCTGCCAGGTTTTAGAAGCGGAAACATTTAAAT GTGTTTCATGCAATCGGCTTGGTCAGCATTCCTGTCTCCGTTGTAAg GCTTGTTTCTGTGATGATCATACAAGGAGCAAGGTGTTtaagcaagaaaaaggaaaacagcctCCGTGCCCTAAATGTGGACATGAAACTCAGGAAACTAAGGATCTTAGCATGTCAA CACGTTCCCTGAAATTTGGCAGGCAAACTGGAGGTGAAGAGGGAGATGGAGCTTCTGGGTATGATGCCTATTGGAAGAACCTTGCATCTGATAAGTACGCTGGTGCTAGCTACCATGATGAGGAAGAAGATGAGTACGAAGCAGAGGATGAcgaagaggaagaagatgaaggTGGAAAAGATTCAGATGCTGAGTCATCAGATTTGTTTACTAATTTGAATTTAGGAAGGACCTATGTCAGTGGCTATGCTCACTATGAGGAACAAGAGAACTAG